Proteins found in one Liquorilactobacillus hordei DSM 19519 genomic segment:
- a CDS encoding AAA family ATPase has translation MEEEILLVGKLERVIFQSDNNDFQIVLFNSKRGIVTLKGEMSLLPDTEYSIKADKVIDPRYGEQFNFISSKRSNPIEDMSKEDFKKFLLGIAGASKVKSIFDTIDDPRKVFAEGDKATLIQVKGIGENLAEKYLEQYEEQKDYGEAYVEFGKWGFTPSFTRKVIKNKGSVELAIKILDQNVYNLMGINGIGFKTIDDKALEHGILPNDTRRVKGFIFDYFDKLRSEGNSYSELDQFIDYVNKEIYECDIKFILNYLKESQDYTVYKVKDKLRVSKTSIFEKEKFVALELLRLLFSKSTLELKDKEKLITDVEQKQGWTYSEEQKRAIDLMFDKNVFLLQGLAGTGKSSVVNAFVKVLKENNYLYRQCALSGKAAQNLAGITGEKGSTIHKLLGVQGDEFLYKRNNKIPTNVVILDEISMVDLDIFYSLIQAIPSGAKLIMIGDSGQLDSIGIGVMSEMLSSKIIPTITLKEIHRQAKESAIITHSISFRLGKKPKELSTKTPRALYGTKKDLGYSFIPSDNEERIIKEAMKMYKVLVKKYGVGNTQIITPTISSGSTNCDRLNEACQRFINPATPNKLEIEITLSKDRKFIIRENDRVINVRNNKTTVKADTNLPLPIFNGNTGVVKKITLDDNPFMIIDFDGIGLVRVAKKDFKDINLGYAITVHKSQGSTIDCVLIPLPYQFMLNTRELIYTAITRSAKLAYVITTPRTLKATLSKTSKKTHHNNLGNLLRKEAINLLKNKGEKDNENTKI, from the coding sequence ATGGAAGAGGAAATACTGTTAGTTGGCAAACTTGAACGAGTAATATTTCAAAGCGACAATAATGATTTTCAGATAGTTTTATTTAATTCGAAACGGGGAATTGTAACATTAAAAGGTGAGATGTCTCTTTTACCAGATACGGAATATTCCATCAAGGCAGATAAGGTAATAGACCCTAGATATGGTGAACAGTTCAACTTTATTTCTAGTAAACGCAGTAACCCTATTGAAGATATGAGCAAAGAGGACTTTAAGAAATTTTTATTAGGAATAGCTGGCGCATCCAAAGTAAAATCAATTTTTGATACAATAGATGATCCTCGTAAAGTCTTTGCAGAAGGTGATAAGGCAACTTTAATACAAGTAAAAGGTATAGGAGAGAATTTAGCTGAAAAATACCTTGAACAATATGAAGAACAAAAGGACTATGGCGAAGCGTATGTGGAGTTTGGCAAATGGGGATTCACGCCTAGTTTTACTAGGAAAGTAATAAAAAATAAGGGTTCTGTAGAATTGGCTATAAAGATACTTGATCAAAATGTTTATAATTTAATGGGGATAAACGGAATTGGTTTCAAGACCATTGACGATAAGGCATTGGAACATGGTATTTTGCCTAATGACACACGAAGAGTAAAAGGATTTATATTTGACTATTTTGATAAATTACGTTCAGAAGGAAATTCATATTCAGAATTAGATCAATTTATTGATTATGTAAATAAAGAAATATATGAATGTGATATTAAATTTATTTTGAATTATTTAAAAGAAAGTCAAGATTACACTGTCTATAAAGTAAAGGATAAGTTAAGAGTATCTAAAACCTCTATTTTTGAAAAAGAAAAATTTGTGGCCTTAGAGTTATTAAGATTATTATTTTCAAAAAGCACCTTAGAATTGAAGGATAAAGAGAAACTAATAACAGATGTAGAACAAAAGCAAGGCTGGACTTACTCTGAAGAACAGAAGCGGGCAATAGACTTGATGTTTGACAAGAATGTGTTCTTACTTCAGGGTTTAGCTGGTACTGGTAAAAGTTCTGTAGTAAATGCTTTTGTAAAAGTTTTAAAAGAGAACAACTATCTATATAGGCAATGTGCATTATCAGGAAAGGCTGCGCAAAATCTTGCAGGTATAACTGGAGAAAAGGGGAGTACGATTCACAAATTACTTGGAGTACAGGGAGATGAGTTTTTATATAAACGTAATAATAAAATACCGACAAATGTAGTCATTCTCGATGAAATATCCATGGTGGATTTAGACATATTCTATTCTTTAATACAAGCTATACCGAGCGGAGCTAAGCTAATTATGATTGGCGATAGTGGACAATTAGATTCAATTGGTATTGGTGTAATGTCTGAAATGCTTAGTTCAAAAATTATTCCTACTATTACCCTAAAAGAGATTCATAGACAAGCTAAAGAATCGGCGATTATTACTCATTCCATTTCATTTAGATTGGGCAAAAAACCAAAAGAACTATCAACAAAAACACCTAGAGCATTATATGGAACTAAAAAGGATTTAGGTTATAGTTTCATTCCTTCAGATAATGAAGAACGAATAATCAAAGAAGCAATGAAGATGTATAAGGTTCTAGTAAAAAAATATGGAGTGGGTAATACACAAATTATTACACCAACAATATCTTCAGGCTCAACGAATTGTGATAGATTAAATGAAGCTTGTCAAAGATTTATCAATCCAGCAACACCAAATAAATTAGAAATAGAAATTACATTATCAAAAGACAGAAAGTTCATAATTAGAGAAAACGATCGAGTAATAAATGTAAGAAATAACAAAACAACGGTCAAAGCAGATACAAATTTGCCATTGCCTATATTCAATGGTAATACTGGTGTTGTAAAAAAGATAACACTTGACGATAATCCATTTATGATTATTGATTTTGATGGTATAGGATTGGTTAGAGTAGCAAAAAAGGATTTTAAAGATATAAATCTAGGTTACGCGATAACAGTTCATAAATCTCAAGGTAGTACGATAGATTGTGTGTTAATACCCTTACCATATCAATTTATGCTTAATACAAGAGAGTTGATTTATACAGCTATTACAAGATCGGCGAAACTAGCCTATGTTATTACTACGCCCAGGACATTAAAAGCAACTTTAAGTAAAACAAGTAAGAAAACTCATCATAATAACTTAGGGAACTTATTGAGAAAAGAAGCGATTAATCTATTAAAAAACAAAGGAGAAAAAGATAATGAGAATACTAAAATTTAG